Proteins found in one Balaenoptera acutorostrata chromosome 17, mBalAcu1.1, whole genome shotgun sequence genomic segment:
- the LOC103011660 gene encoding activator of 90 kDa heat shock protein ATPase homolog 1-like — MVLKRTERDASNWSTDKLKTLFLAVRVQDEEGKCEVTQVNKLDGEASINNRKGKLIFFYEWSIKLNRTRTSKSGVQYKGHVEIPNLSDENTVDELEISVSPAKGEPDTNLVAIMKEEGVKLLREAMGIYISTLKTEFTQGMSLPTMNGEAVDPVGQPALKTEESKAKAVPSKTQARPVGVKIPTCKNTLRETFLTSPEELHRVFTTQELVWAFTHAPAMLEADKGGKFHLVDGNVSGEFTDLIPERHIVMKWRFKSWPEGHFATITLTFIDKNGETELCMEGRGIPAPEEERTQQGWQRYYFEGLKQTFGYGARLF, encoded by the exons ATGGTTCTGAAGAG GACAGAGAGAGATGCTTCAAACTGGTCCACAGATAAGCTGAAAACACTGTTCCTAGCAGTGCGTGTGCAAGATGAGGAAGGCAAGTGCGAGGTGACCCAAGTGAATAAGCTTGATGGAGAGGCATCTATTAACAATCGCAAAGGCAAACTTATCTTCTTTTACGAGTGGAGCATCAAACTAAACCGGACACGTACCTCTAAGTCTGGGGTGCAGTACAAGGGCCATGTGGAGATCCCCAATCTGTCTGATGAAAATACTGTGGATGAATTGGAGATTAGTGTGAGCCCTGCCAAGGGTGAGCCTGACACGAATCTCGTGGCCATAATGAAGGAAGAAGGGGTGAAACTTCTAAGAGAAGCAATGGGAATTTACATCAGCACCCTGAAAACAGAGTTCACGCAGGGTATGAGCTTGCCTACAATGAACGGAGAGGCAGTAGACCCAGTCGGGCAGCCAGCACTGAAAACTGAGGAAAGCAAGGCTAAGGCTGTTCCTTCAAAAACCCAGGCCAGACCTGTTGGTGTCAAAATCCCCACTTGTAAGAACACCCTTAGAGAAACCTTCCTGACATCACCAGAGGAGCTCCATAGAGTTTTTACCACCCAGGAGCTTGTTTGGGCCTTTACCCATGCTCCTGCAATGTTAGAAGCAGACAAAGGGGGCAAGTTTCACCTGGTAGATGGCAATGTCTCTGGAGAATTCACTGA TTTGATCCCTGAGAGACATATTGTGATGAAGTGGAGGTTTAAATCTTGGCCAGAAGGGCACTTTGCCACCATCACCTTGACCTTCATTGACAAGAATGGAGAGACTGAGCTGTGCATGGAAGGCCGAGGCATCCCTGCCCCTGAGGAGGAGAGGACACAGCAGGGCTGGCAGCGGTACTACTTTGAGGGCCTCAAACAGACCTTTGGCTACGGCGCACGCTTATTTTAG